A genomic segment from Saprospiraceae bacterium encodes:
- a CDS encoding VCBS repeat-containing protein, producing the protein MIVSFSKNKMHSLKQLFLLFSIVMICNSCKKETATNASDSDQVKLFQSMPSSETGIKFNNKLTETEEENVLFFDSYYTGSGTAILDVNNDGLQDVFFASNQGPEKLYLNKGNFKFEDISKSAGIEGGNQWSGGVTAADVNGDGYDDIYVCNSLYLDPERRRNILYINNKDNTFTNKAKEYGLDDPGFSIQGSFFDYDLDGDLDLYLVNQPPNHNTTRDSLMALNVPHYQYSSRLYRNNGNESFTDITDQAGVKSYAFGLSATIGDYFNDGHPDIYVANDYDYGDYLFVNKEDGTYQNVANYSLRHISNFSMGVDAADINNDGWLDLFIADMTPEDHYRNKTNMAGMDPAKFWKISKSGNNFQYMFNTLQLNQGNGFFSEVGLMAGVAKTDWSWCTLFSDFDLDGFKDLYITNGILRDIRNRDFSSYALEAIKDKSMSRLKILDKAPSVPLANYMYKNDGLLHFNNLSKTWGLDEKSFSQGASYADLDNDGDVDLVVNNMNQEAFVYKNLAVENKTGNFVRVKLEGMGKNLKSYGARVLIAYGESKIQMAEVVNARGYMSSSEPILTFGLGRVEKVDSIFVRWPNGKYIRVDNVKANSSITIKEKDATVVMKEQLLQIVPFILTEEVTAQSFKNTAHVENEYDDFKKEVLIPYKQSTLGPPLEEGDVNGDGLSDVFLGGSAGSSGQLLLQTPDGKFIPSNSNPWAAYKASEDLDVLFFDADGDKDLDIYTVSGSNEFPEGSNLYADHLYLNNGKGIFSDGSNKIPALHFSKSIAKASDIDGDGDLDLFIGGRLVPGKYGLSERSCILINNRGSFEDKTASYFPDMTKAFDCITGACWIDVDNDKDEDLVTVGEWSTIRFFKNEKNHLEEVTKEFKTDSLFGWWNTIEKKDLNKDGLMDLVVGNLGMNSKFKASLKKPFYVYLNDFDDNGSWDTYLASKSPDGKLFPVRGRQCSSEQMPFISQKFKTYDAFARASVNEILEGKMDGTVVKEATEFHSIALINKGNNSFEQVNLPADAQIAPVYSIAFFDFNKDGIDDILLGGNYFNREVETARNDASVGQILINTGTGSFLSLVNSVSGLKLIHDLRELRIVKGRDDLYYIIAANNNEKLQAFKVR; encoded by the coding sequence TTGCAAAAAAGAAACAGCAACAAATGCGTCCGATTCTGATCAGGTAAAATTATTTCAGAGTATGCCGAGTTCTGAAACCGGTATAAAATTCAATAATAAACTCACAGAAACGGAAGAAGAAAATGTATTGTTTTTCGACAGTTATTATACCGGATCCGGAACTGCAATTTTAGATGTAAATAATGATGGATTGCAAGATGTATTTTTTGCATCAAACCAGGGTCCTGAAAAACTTTATTTAAACAAAGGAAATTTTAAGTTTGAGGATATTTCCAAGTCTGCGGGTATTGAAGGAGGCAACCAATGGTCTGGTGGAGTGACTGCAGCAGATGTAAACGGTGATGGCTATGATGACATATACGTGTGCAATAGTTTATACCTGGATCCTGAACGCCGGAGAAACATTTTATACATCAATAATAAAGACAACACCTTTACCAATAAGGCTAAAGAATATGGATTGGATGATCCGGGTTTTTCAATACAAGGAAGTTTTTTTGATTATGATCTGGATGGTGATTTGGATTTATATTTAGTCAATCAACCACCAAACCACAATACTACACGTGATTCACTTATGGCACTGAATGTACCTCATTATCAATACTCCAGCCGACTGTACCGCAACAATGGAAATGAAAGTTTTACAGACATTACAGATCAGGCAGGTGTAAAAAGTTATGCATTCGGATTAAGTGCAACGATTGGTGACTATTTTAATGATGGCCATCCGGATATTTACGTGGCTAATGATTACGACTATGGTGATTATTTATTTGTAAATAAAGAAGATGGTACGTATCAAAACGTTGCGAATTATTCTTTGCGGCACATAAGTAATTTTAGCATGGGTGTGGATGCAGCTGACATAAATAATGATGGCTGGTTGGATTTGTTTATAGCCGATATGACACCGGAAGATCATTATAGAAATAAAACAAACATGGCTGGCATGGATCCTGCTAAATTTTGGAAAATTTCCAAATCCGGAAATAATTTTCAATACATGTTTAACACATTACAATTAAATCAAGGAAATGGATTTTTTAGTGAAGTTGGATTGATGGCCGGTGTTGCAAAAACGGATTGGTCCTGGTGTACCCTGTTTTCTGATTTTGATTTGGATGGATTTAAAGATTTATACATTACCAATGGTATTTTGCGCGATATCCGAAATCGTGATTTTTCAAGTTATGCACTTGAAGCTATTAAGGATAAAAGTATGTCGCGTTTAAAAATTTTAGACAAAGCTCCTTCTGTACCACTGGCTAATTACATGTATAAAAATGATGGACTCTTGCATTTTAACAATCTATCAAAAACATGGGGATTGGATGAGAAATCATTTTCTCAAGGTGCTTCGTATGCAGATTTAGACAATGATGGGGATGTTGATCTTGTTGTCAACAATATGAATCAGGAGGCTTTTGTTTATAAAAATTTAGCAGTAGAAAATAAAACCGGAAATTTTGTTCGGGTTAAACTCGAAGGCATGGGAAAAAATTTAAAATCTTATGGTGCTCGTGTGTTAATTGCTTATGGAGAATCCAAAATTCAAATGGCTGAAGTTGTAAATGCACGTGGCTATATGTCAAGTTCTGAACCCATACTCACTTTTGGTTTAGGCAGGGTTGAAAAAGTTGATTCCATCTTTGTAAGATGGCCCAATGGAAAATACATACGGGTAGATAATGTAAAAGCCAATTCAAGCATTACAATAAAAGAAAAAGATGCCACCGTTGTGATGAAGGAACAATTGTTACAAATAGTTCCCTTTATTTTAACGGAAGAAGTGACTGCACAAAGTTTTAAAAATACTGCACATGTAGAAAATGAATACGACGATTTTAAAAAAGAAGTATTAATCCCTTATAAACAATCCACATTGGGACCACCCCTTGAAGAAGGAGACGTTAATGGCGATGGATTGAGTGATGTATTTCTCGGAGGATCAGCTGGCTCTTCCGGTCAATTATTATTGCAAACTCCTGATGGAAAATTTATTCCATCCAATTCCAATCCCTGGGCGGCATACAAAGCCAGTGAAGATCTCGATGTATTATTTTTTGATGCAGATGGTGATAAAGATTTAGATATTTATACCGTTTCAGGAAGTAATGAATTTCCGGAAGGCTCCAATCTTTATGCGGATCATTTATATCTTAACAATGGAAAAGGAATTTTTAGTGATGGCAGCAATAAAATTCCTGCACTTCATTTTAGCAAGTCTATTGCAAAAGCATCTGATATTGATGGAGATGGTGATTTAGATTTATTTATTGGCGGCAGATTGGTTCCAGGAAAATATGGATTATCTGAACGCAGCTGCATTCTTATAAATAATCGCGGAAGTTTTGAAGATAAAACTGCAAGTTATTTCCCGGATATGACTAAGGCATTCGATTGCATTACCGGTGCCTGTTGGATTGATGTCGACAATGATAAAGATGAAGATTTAGTAACCGTTGGAGAGTGGTCGACCATTCGGTTTTTTAAAAATGAAAAAAATCATTTAGAAGAAGTTACTAAAGAATTTAAAACGGATAGTTTGTTTGGATGGTGGAATACCATAGAAAAAAAGGATTTAAACAAAGATGGTTTAATGGACTTGGTAGTAGGTAATTTAGGTATGAATTCTAAGTTTAAAGCTTCATTAAAAAAGCCATTTTATGTTTATTTAAATGATTTTGACGACAATGGCAGTTGGGATACTTACCTCGCTTCTAAAAGTCCGGATGGTAAATTATTTCCAGTACGGGGAAGACAATGTTCATCAGAACAAATGCCATTTATTTCTCAAAAATTTAAAACCTACGATGCATTTGCACGTGCATCTGTCAATGAAATTCTTGAAGGTAAAATGGATGGCACTGTAGTAAAAGAAGCCACTGAATTTCATAGCATTGCATTGATCAACAAAGGAAACAACAGTTTCGAACAAGTCAATTTGCCAGCGGATGCACAAATTGCGCCTGTTTACAGTATCGCTTTTTTTGATTTCAACAAAGATGGGATTGATGACATTCTCTTGGGTGGAAACTATTTTAACCGAGAAGTGGAAACTGCACGCAATGATGCAAGCGTTGGTCAAATATTAATTAATACAGGAACGGGTTCTTTTTTATCCCTGGTAAATTCTGTTTCTGGATTAAAACTCATTCACGATTTGAGAGAATTGCGCATTGTAAAAGGTCGTGATGATCTTTATTATATTATCGCTGCGAATAACAACGAAAAGCTTCAAGCATTCAAAGTCAGATAA